Genomic segment of Kingella negevensis:
ACGTTTTGCGCGGCAATGGCTTGACGATTGATTTCCGCTTGCTTGCGGTCAGTTTGGCGTTGCAACATGGCTTCAAATGAAGACGCGCTACCGTCAAAGGCAATCATCTCATCGTAATCTTCGGCGGTTAATTCCTGTCCCACTTCGGCGTAATCATCAGAAGATTGCTTCATCACGCTGTCAATCCAGTTGGATTTGCGGTTGATTGCCGTGCGTTTGTAGGTATCAAACGTGCCATCTACTTCGTAGAAATACACGTTCACTTTTTCCGCCGTATTGCCCTGACGAATACCGCGCCCGTTACGTTGGGTAATGCTGTCTGGTGTCCAGTTCAATTCCAAGTGATGAATGGCTTGGCAACCTTTTTGCAGATTAATGCCTACTTCGGCTTTTTTGTTGGCAATGATAATGCTGTAACCATCTTCATCATCGCCATTAAAGCGTTCTTGCACGTCAATAATCTCATCGGGGTCGGAATTAAATTGCCCTGAAATAAAGGTAATCCGTGCGGTAGGAATGCCACACTCACGCGCAATAATCCGCTTGATTTTGGTGTGCATGGCAAGGCTTTCCACAAAAATAATCTGCTTGGCAAAACGTGCTTTGGCATAACGAATATGCGCTTGCTCTTTTTTCACGTTTTCCACCAATGCGGCGATTTTTGGGCTGATGTTTACGCTCACATCTGCGCTGTGTTTATCCAACAAGGCTTCCAGTTTCAACTGTGCGTTAAAGTCTTGGCAATTGAGCGTAACTTTGCCATCGGCGTATTCTGCCACCGCTTTAATGGCGTAAATAGTTGTCAATTCGCCTGTTTCCGCATTTTTGCGATTAGTTTCGCTCACAATCCAGTCGTTATTTTCAGGATAATGTTCGGTTTTAAACGTGATTTTGGCTTGGCTGTTAAACGCTTCAACAGCGGCTTGCGCGGCTTCAATATTGCTTACATTGTAAACCGTGTGATTTGCCAGCAATGCCGTATCCAACAGCGCGGCAGACATTCGCTTGATGGTAGAAAATGGGTGCGCCACCGTTTCCAGTTTCCCCACTTCTTCCAACACAGCCTGAAAATCCGCCAACGCTTGCGCGGATTCGCCGCTAATGGGTTGGTCTTTGATTTTCATTTTGGCAATGCGGTAAGCATTTTGCGCTTTTTCCAATTCACGGCGCGTTACATCGTCCAGTAATACGCCGTCCGACATTTCTTCGCTATCTACTTGTTTAAAAGCGATGCCCACATCTTGCGCTTCTTTAATATCCGCATTTGAACCAATCAATTGTTGAACCAAAGCAAGGTTTTTAATCCCTACCAGTGATTGCGCGGAAACGGTATCGCCTTTCATATCCACTTCTTCTCGTGATTGAATTTCGCAAATCGCTTCAATGAAATCATCTGCGCCTTTGATTGAACCCAAAAACGCTTGATTAACGCGTTCTTCGCCGATTGCCAGCGACATCATGCTGTAAATTTCCAATGGCGAATTGGTAACAGGTGTAGCGGTCAAAAGCATTGCGCCATCATTGCGCGGATTGTTGCCACGGATAAACCACAATTTCACCGCCATATCAATCGCACGATTAGATGGCTTACCGCTAGGCAAACCTTTGACTTGCGCGACCTTAATTGCTTGTTTGGCGTTCTTGAAATGGTGCGCTTCGTCCACGACTACCGCGTCAATGCCCAAATCTTCAAAAAATGGCGCATTGTCTAGCTTATTTTTACCTGCAATATCGGCGGCTAAATTTTCGGCTTTGGCTTGCGCTTTTTCGTTTTTGGCGGCGTTTTGTTTTTCGGCAAAACTGTTATCCACGCGACCAATATAGTTAATGTAGTCTTGTGCGGTTTCTTCACGCAGGCGGATTTTTTCAAACGCTTGTTGCGTCATAAAAATCTTGTTATGGCGGTTTTCCAAAACACGGTTTAAATCGCGAGCGTAATTTTTGCTATTGACCACCAAACCGCCGTCATCGTCCCAATCTGCGCCAATAAACAAACATTTTTCGCGTTCATTTTCGTTGTAATATTTGCCACTTTCTTTGTGCCAGTTACTCAACACAGCATTGGGAACAACAAAGCAAACTTTGCGCTTCGTGCCTGTTTCTAGGGCGTATTGAGCGGCGGCAAGTCCTGTGAAGGTTTTTCCAAGCCCCACGCCAAACGCATTAATCGGCGCAAATTCACGCGCTGCCTTGCGGATATAGGCATTTTGATAGCCATGCAGTTTTACATCGGCATTCGCGCCTGTAATCGCTAATGGCGCGTCATCATCGGTTTGAGGGAAACGGATATTGGCTGGGTCATTGGCTTTGTCTGCCACGCTTTGCATAAACGCTTTATCCGCTTTAAGCCATGTATCAAACTCCGCATTCCACTCATTCACGTTTTCACGAATCAGTTTTAATTTTTCGCTGTCGGATAGGGCTTTACCATCTTCATTGGTCAATTCCACACCTTGATGTGATACGCGTCCGCTTTCCAAATATGCGCCAATGCGTTTGAGTAATTTGTCGTTTTCGGTTTTCGTTGTGCCATCAATCACAATCGCAAATGCGCCGCTTGCTTGCTGCTCTAAACGCGCTTTCAAGCTGCTTTTGCTTTGCGACAATTTGCCTTGCACAAAGCGTAACAAGGTTTGATTATCCACAAACGGACTACGCAAACCAAAACGCATATTATCCACGCTTTGAACGGGTGCTTTTTCTAGGGCAATTTGGCGCATACGTTGTAATTTGGCGCGAATGTCATCGTTTGCAGCTGCCTGAATATCCGCGTCAATTTTGTCTAATACGTCTTTCAGGTTGCCTACGAAATAATCATCAGCTTTCATACATTCTGTGCCGTCTGCATTGACACACCAATCATCGTTGGTCATCGGCTCAATGCCCAAATCACGCACGTTTTGTGCTGGCAATGCCAGCGTACCGCCCAAATATTGCAGTTGCTCTACTTTTTTATCGGTGGTTAATTCTTGCGTCAAATCGCCTGTTGCGCCACGCCATGCGGCAGAAAAGCCTGTTTTGCGGTCGTAATGCAAAGCGATTGCCGCAATGGCTTTTTTCCAGCCCGACAAATTCTTGTCCAGTGCCACACGCAATTTCATCGCGTCCGACAAATCGGCGTGATTTTCGGTTTGGTTTTCGCCTGCAAAATTGTCCATCACATATTGAACCGACAAGCCTACC
This window contains:
- a CDS encoding N-6 DNA methylase — protein: MNAIEKIKAVKELRQIRKELSSGSLNAITKIKAVKRLRQLRALLGVDMQNERDESILKPLELPDNAKRGDLRRVAKQWLSENVQGKTITTSDGKKVHFNRNESTDHLSFNASRSKLHAKAVTFVMDVFKTGNFVGKEALSHERKDNFIAFHKYQKWVEIDDYRVLLETAAGELPNGELEAVEELIAYNQRLAGKQKVENAPASIETAMDSSQAAGSVFHASNHTAVFDKAQIYISDLVGYVCILQILDPQGNDVTDTYQETDTQPKTSTLYTFDDTQTKTQRQRANNAVFALLDKADAGELTIDNITTEQKAILAQYSGSGGGLKARDGKTGSAHEYYTPAPVASAMWDVVKEMGFGGGKVLDPCGGSGIFGAFAPENAVVQVVEMDETSATVNKLVNGSERYHVDVASFEERAQSIPDNSVDAIVTNVPFGDVSLRKHRNKDSKYRKENLQTYFVLRSLDKLKPSGLAAFIVPSSFLDGKGGKAENARVLTSQMAEFIGAYRLPNSVFGTAGADVATDILFYRKYSQDTAEKIAQLQAQNPDVLTEARVMWDDYINGKYFKLSENKKFILGEEGETESWRTDENGDKKKVYAVINNDSVANIAQAIKRFHGSRIDWALLDATETEPQSYQTGDIVYQNGQAFVFDGVKFNAQAVSENELESRSNDIMAKLDTPLSAFEHKVSASDFQAACDYFIQTAQHRFIPEWAARLHKDLSRVAENKREAQLRRVLVGLSVQYVMDNFAGENQTENHADLSDAMKLRVALDKNLSGWKKAIAAIALHYDRKTGFSAAWRGATGDLTQELTTDKKVEQLQYLGGTLALPAQNVRDLGIEPMTNDDWCVNADGTECMKADDYFVGNLKDVLDKIDADIQAAANDDIRAKLQRMRQIALEKAPVQSVDNMRFGLRSPFVDNQTLLRFVQGKLSQSKSSLKARLEQQASGAFAIVIDGTTKTENDKLLKRIGAYLESGRVSHQGVELTNEDGKALSDSEKLKLIRENVNEWNAEFDTWLKADKAFMQSVADKANDPANIRFPQTDDDAPLAITGANADVKLHGYQNAYIRKAAREFAPINAFGVGLGKTFTGLAAAQYALETGTKRKVCFVVPNAVLSNWHKESGKYYNENEREKCLFIGADWDDDGGLVVNSKNYARDLNRVLENRHNKIFMTQQAFEKIRLREETAQDYINYIGRVDNSFAEKQNAAKNEKAQAKAENLAADIAGKNKLDNAPFFEDLGIDAVVVDEAHHFKNAKQAIKVAQVKGLPSGKPSNRAIDMAVKLWFIRGNNPRNDGAMLLTATPVTNSPLEIYSMMSLAIGEERVNQAFLGSIKGADDFIEAICEIQSREEVDMKGDTVSAQSLVGIKNLALVQQLIGSNADIKEAQDVGIAFKQVDSEEMSDGVLLDDVTRRELEKAQNAYRIAKMKIKDQPISGESAQALADFQAVLEEVGKLETVAHPFSTIKRMSAALLDTALLANHTVYNVSNIEAAQAAVEAFNSQAKITFKTEHYPENNDWIVSETNRKNAETGELTTIYAIKAVAEYADGKVTLNCQDFNAQLKLEALLDKHSADVSVNISPKIAALVENVKKEQAHIRYAKARFAKQIIFVESLAMHTKIKRIIARECGIPTARITFISGQFNSDPDEIIDVQERFNGDDEDGYSIIIANKKAEVGINLQKGCQAIHHLELNWTPDSITQRNGRGIRQGNTAEKVNVYFYEVDGTFDTYKRTAINRKSNWIDSVMKQSSDDYAEVGQELTAEDYDEMIAFDGSASSFEAMLQRQTDRKQAEINRQAIAAQNVNIRIIRQSTKWLNRNPSDIKRLLNELNEAQKDNDALTDANKRLAKSIEKSSAEKTIAKNQKTRDIAYQRMEQWVERLSGVMYDDEPVIRVMTDEDKKGYYYAKYEDFHIRVLGYSRKEELFRLPENHIIAQEWQTEHDKQTALRESASANAKQSSHIDGATADFVIDALGQGIELFTQDGEYYPIHTIVLDDEKVKVLSSAKGNLSYYYGYESVGVHKISQINVSKSRILRPDDVDYVDGLKALAKWQSDAMRYAADSSRRYYADLSSEYPSALIDNVLDYLDNDVK